The Leptospirales bacterium genome has a segment encoding these proteins:
- a CDS encoding catalase family protein, with the protein MNWKRVLAVAGAAILLYLVANLVLGAGQPRAEIAANVEEGKEYPQPGEDQIAQETLQLVRNSVEERRQGGPARRDAHPRAHGCLHGEFRVLDVLPQNLARGVFVANRSYPAWVRFSNGSPEQPKPDYVGDIRGMALKLIGAEGPRASQAEAHTQDFLLINHPTLPVGEAAEYLALFRAALGGHPMRYFIGSPFHWKLAAFNAVRAIRGKETPSMLAIRYWSTTPYRLGAQAVKYSIQPCEPLAAEMPEHPGDRYLRDDLIARMQNGAACFRFMVQVQRDARRMPVEDSSVEWDEVASPFTPVAELHLPAQQFASEAQDQFCENLSFDPWNALEEHRPLGGINRVRRVVYRAIAEYRHGQNQVPLAEPQGDERF; encoded by the coding sequence ATGAATTGGAAACGAGTTCTGGCTGTTGCTGGCGCAGCCATTCTACTGTATCTGGTCGCCAATCTTGTTCTGGGCGCCGGTCAGCCGCGAGCGGAAATCGCAGCCAATGTGGAAGAAGGCAAGGAGTACCCACAACCTGGCGAGGATCAGATTGCACAGGAGACCTTGCAGCTGGTGCGCAACTCAGTAGAGGAACGTCGTCAGGGCGGTCCAGCGCGCCGCGATGCTCATCCGCGCGCTCATGGCTGTTTGCACGGCGAGTTTCGCGTTCTGGATGTCCTGCCGCAGAATCTGGCGCGCGGCGTATTTGTCGCCAATCGCAGCTATCCAGCCTGGGTGCGCTTTTCCAACGGCTCGCCGGAGCAGCCAAAACCGGACTACGTCGGCGACATTCGCGGCATGGCCTTGAAGCTGATCGGCGCCGAAGGTCCGCGCGCCAGCCAGGCCGAAGCGCACACCCAGGATTTTTTATTGATCAACCATCCGACGCTGCCGGTAGGCGAAGCGGCGGAATATCTGGCTCTGTTTCGCGCCGCCCTTGGCGGACATCCCATGCGCTATTTCATTGGTTCGCCCTTTCACTGGAAGCTGGCCGCTTTCAACGCCGTGCGCGCGATCCGCGGCAAGGAGACGCCAAGCATGCTGGCCATCCGCTACTGGAGCACAACGCCCTATCGACTTGGAGCGCAGGCGGTCAAGTACTCGATCCAGCCCTGCGAGCCGCTGGCCGCGGAGATGCCGGAACATCCTGGCGATCGCTACCTGCGCGACGACCTGATCGCCCGCATGCAGAATGGAGCAGCCTGTTTTCGATTCATGGTCCAGGTACAGCGCGATGCCCGTCGTATGCCGGTTGAAGACTCTTCGGTGGAATGGGACGAGGTCGCTTCGCCCTTTACCCCGGTAGCCGAACTGCATTTGCCAGCGCAGCAGTTTGCCAGCGAAGCGCAGGATCAATTCTGCGAGAATCTATCCTTCGATCCCTGGAATGCGCTGGAGGAACACCGGCCGCTGGGCGGCATCAACCGCGTGCGTCGCGTTGTCTATCGCGCGATCGCCGAGTACCGACACGGACAAAATCAGGTTCCTCTGGCGGAGCCGCAAGGCGACGAACGCTTCTGA